In Variovorax paradoxus, a single genomic region encodes these proteins:
- the dbpA gene encoding ATP-dependent RNA helicase DbpA: protein MTTPNPTAGGTPADNGFAALALSPQMLANLTQLGYTQMTPIQAAALPPALLGKDLIAQAKTGSGKTAAFALALLANLNARRFAIQAMVLCPTRELADQVTTEIRRLARAEENIKVVTLCGGVALRGQVASLEHGAHIVVGTPGRIMDHLERENLDLSALNTLVLDEADRMLDMGFFDDIVTVARQCPKERQTLLFSATYPEGIAKLAQQFMKNPEQITVQAQHEGSKIRQRWYQIKDSERLHAVSLLLDHFRPVSTLAFCNTKQQCRDLVDVLQAQGFSALALFGELEQRERDQVLVQFANRSCSVLVATDVAARGLDISQLEAVINVDVTPDSEIHIHRVGRTGRVGQQGAAEGLALNLASMNEMGFVGKIEQLQGRESEWHELSELTPGKGSPLKPPMATLQIVGGRKEKIRAGDVLGALTGDCGYAKDQVGKINVNEFSTYVAVDRAIAAEAARKLSSGRVKGKSVKVRLLEQ, encoded by the coding sequence ATGACCACACCCAATCCCACAGCCGGCGGCACCCCAGCCGACAACGGCTTTGCCGCACTGGCGCTCTCGCCCCAGATGCTGGCCAACCTCACCCAGCTCGGCTACACGCAGATGACGCCGATCCAGGCGGCCGCGCTGCCGCCGGCGCTGCTCGGCAAGGACCTGATCGCGCAGGCCAAGACCGGCAGCGGCAAGACCGCCGCCTTCGCGCTGGCGCTGCTGGCCAACCTCAACGCCCGCCGCTTCGCCATCCAGGCGATGGTGCTGTGCCCGACGCGCGAGCTGGCCGACCAGGTCACGACCGAGATCCGCCGCCTGGCGCGAGCCGAGGAAAACATCAAGGTCGTCACGCTCTGCGGCGGCGTCGCGCTGCGCGGGCAGGTCGCCAGCCTGGAGCACGGCGCGCACATTGTGGTCGGCACGCCGGGCCGGATCATGGACCACCTGGAACGCGAGAACCTCGACCTGTCGGCGCTCAACACGCTGGTGCTCGACGAAGCCGACCGCATGCTGGACATGGGCTTCTTCGACGACATCGTGACGGTGGCGCGCCAGTGCCCGAAGGAGCGCCAGACGCTGCTGTTCTCGGCCACATACCCAGAAGGCATCGCCAAGCTCGCGCAGCAGTTCATGAAGAACCCCGAGCAGATCACGGTGCAGGCGCAGCACGAGGGCAGCAAGATCCGCCAGCGCTGGTACCAGATCAAGGACAGCGAGCGGCTGCACGCCGTGAGCCTGCTGCTCGACCATTTCCGCCCCGTCAGCACGCTGGCCTTCTGCAACACCAAGCAGCAGTGCCGCGACCTCGTCGACGTGCTGCAGGCGCAGGGCTTCAGCGCGCTGGCCCTCTTCGGCGAACTGGAGCAGCGCGAGCGCGACCAGGTGTTAGTGCAGTTCGCCAACCGCAGCTGCTCGGTGCTGGTGGCCACCGACGTGGCGGCGCGCGGGCTCGACATTTCGCAGCTCGAGGCGGTGATCAACGTCGACGTGACGCCCGACTCCGAAATCCACATCCACCGTGTCGGTCGCACCGGCCGCGTGGGGCAGCAAGGCGCCGCTGAAGGCCTGGCGCTGAACCTGGCCAGCATGAACGAGATGGGCTTTGTCGGGAAGATCGAGCAGCTGCAGGGCCGTGAATCCGAATGGCACGAGCTGTCCGAACTCACGCCGGGCAAGGGCTCGCCGCTGAAGCCGCCGATGGCCACGCTGCAGATCGTGGGCGGGCGCAAGGAAAAGATCCGCGCCGGCGACGTGCTGGGCGCGCTGACGGGCGACTGCGGCTACGCGAAAGACCAAGTCGGCAAGATCAACGTCAACGAGTTCTCGACCTATGTGGCGGTCGACCGCGCCATCGCCGCCGAGGCGGCGCGCAAGCTGTCCAGCGGCCGCGTCAAGGGCAAGTCGGTCAAGGTGCGGCTGCTGGAGCAGTAA
- a CDS encoding EamA family transporter has product MTSRTTDVLLTASAPAIWGSTYIVTTELLPPNYPLTVALLRALPAGLLLLLIVRKLPERAWWGRIFVLGALNFSMLWAMLFLAAYRLPGGVAATITSVQPLLVVFLASAFLGAPVRALSVVAAAVGIGGVALLVLTPNAALDAVGIAAAIAAAVSMAFGTVLSRRWQPPVSALTFTAWQLTAGGLLLLPVALLLEPPLPALTPHNWIGFGWLGLVGAALTYIVWFRGVARLEPSAIAPLAFLSPVTAVILGWALLEQSLSAWQVLGIGIVIASIWLSQRAQRGGQPWQNRAATLPGGIRSCPSSPSASRAASSPPRASRRPR; this is encoded by the coding sequence ATGACAAGCCGCACCACCGACGTCCTCCTTACCGCGTCAGCGCCCGCGATCTGGGGCAGCACCTACATCGTCACGACCGAGCTGCTGCCGCCGAACTACCCGCTCACGGTGGCGCTGCTGCGCGCGCTGCCGGCCGGCCTGCTGTTGCTGCTGATCGTGCGCAAGCTGCCGGAGCGCGCATGGTGGGGCCGCATCTTCGTGCTGGGCGCGCTGAATTTCTCGATGCTGTGGGCGATGCTGTTCCTGGCGGCCTACCGGCTGCCGGGCGGGGTGGCGGCCACCATCACCTCGGTGCAGCCGCTGCTGGTGGTGTTCCTGGCCAGCGCCTTTTTGGGCGCGCCGGTGCGCGCGCTGTCGGTGGTGGCGGCGGCGGTGGGCATCGGCGGGGTCGCGCTGCTGGTGCTCACGCCGAACGCGGCGCTCGACGCCGTGGGCATCGCCGCGGCCATTGCAGCCGCCGTGTCGATGGCCTTCGGCACGGTGCTGAGCCGGCGCTGGCAGCCGCCGGTGTCGGCTCTGACTTTCACGGCGTGGCAGCTCACGGCGGGCGGCCTGTTGCTGTTGCCGGTGGCGCTGCTGCTGGAGCCGCCGCTGCCCGCGCTCACGCCGCACAACTGGATCGGCTTCGGCTGGCTGGGCCTGGTGGGTGCCGCGCTGACCTACATCGTGTGGTTCCGCGGCGTGGCCCGGCTGGAGCCCTCGGCGATCGCGCCGCTGGCCTTCCTGAGCCCGGTGACGGCCGTGATCCTGGGCTGGGCGCTGCTGGAGCAGAGCCTCTCGGCCTGGCAAGTGCTGGGCATCGGCATCGTGATCGCGAGCATCTGGCTGAGCCAGCGCGCGCAGCGCGGCGGGCAGCCTTGGCAGAATCGCGCAGCCACGCTCCCTGGAGGAATCCGCTCATGCCCCTCGTCACCATCCGCCTCGCGCGCCGCGAGCAGCCCGCCACGCGCGAGCAGAAGGCCGCGCTGA
- a CDS encoding NAD(P)/FAD-dependent oxidoreductase encodes MNRIATDRCDVLVVGAGPAGMAAAVAAAPSGASIVVIDDNPAPGGQIWRDGPGAALPPAARKWREALAAHANIRVRSGTRIVAISAPGELLLEDADGATRMAWRKLVLCTGARELLLPFPGWTLPGVTGAGGLQALVKAGMPVDGERIVIAGSGPLLLAAAATARAAGAKVLRIAEQASFASVARFGASLARWPGKAAQAVGLADGGYRTSSRIVSVHGVAQVESVRLLQGGKETDIACDRVACGFGLTPNTQLGQLLGCALTPAGNGAQALSVDARQATSVPGIYAAGECTGFGGSERALAQGAIAGHAAVGNERAAKALEGERARWNAFAAQLHRSFALAEDIRRMPQADTLVCRCEDVPFSALAACSGWTDAKLHRRCGMGACQGRVCGDAAQFLFGWTPPAPRPPLSPVRIATLAGLVEPDMADPVDARQ; translated from the coding sequence ATGAACCGCATCGCGACGGACAGATGCGACGTGCTGGTCGTCGGTGCCGGACCGGCCGGCATGGCGGCGGCGGTGGCGGCCGCGCCGAGCGGCGCATCCATCGTCGTGATCGACGACAACCCCGCGCCCGGCGGACAGATCTGGCGCGACGGCCCCGGCGCCGCGCTGCCGCCGGCGGCGCGCAAGTGGCGCGAAGCGCTCGCCGCGCACGCCAACATCCGCGTGCGCAGCGGCACGCGCATCGTCGCCATCTCCGCGCCCGGCGAACTGCTGCTCGAAGACGCCGACGGCGCGACGCGCATGGCGTGGCGCAAGCTCGTTCTGTGCACCGGCGCGCGCGAATTGCTGCTGCCCTTCCCCGGTTGGACGCTGCCCGGCGTGACGGGCGCGGGCGGCCTGCAGGCGCTGGTCAAGGCGGGCATGCCGGTCGATGGCGAACGCATCGTCATCGCGGGCAGCGGGCCGCTGCTTCTTGCTGCTGCCGCGACCGCGCGCGCGGCGGGCGCGAAGGTGCTGCGCATCGCGGAGCAGGCATCGTTCGCATCGGTCGCGCGCTTCGGCGCCAGCCTGGCGCGCTGGCCGGGCAAGGCGGCGCAGGCCGTCGGGCTGGCCGACGGCGGTTACCGCACCTCGTCGCGCATCGTCTCCGTGCACGGCGTGGCGCAGGTCGAGTCGGTCCGGTTGCTGCAGGGCGGCAAGGAAACCGACATTGCCTGCGACCGCGTGGCCTGCGGCTTCGGCCTCACGCCCAACACGCAGCTCGGGCAGTTGCTCGGCTGCGCGCTCACGCCCGCAGGCAACGGTGCGCAAGCCTTGTCGGTCGATGCAAGGCAGGCCACCAGCGTCCCCGGCATCTACGCCGCCGGCGAATGCACCGGCTTCGGCGGCAGCGAGCGCGCGCTGGCGCAGGGCGCCATCGCCGGCCATGCCGCCGTGGGCAACGAGCGCGCGGCGAAAGCCCTAGAAGGCGAGCGCGCCCGCTGGAATGCCTTCGCGGCGCAGCTGCACCGCAGCTTCGCGCTGGCCGAAGACATCCGGCGCATGCCGCAGGCCGACACGCTCGTCTGCCGCTGCGAAGACGTTCCTTTTTCCGCATTGGCCGCCTGCTCCGGCTGGACCGACGCCAAGCTGCACCGCCGCTGCGGCATGGGCGCCTGCCAGGGCCGTGTCTGCGGCGATGCGGCGCAGTTTCTTTTCGGCTGGACGCCGCCCGCGCCGAGGCCGCCGCTGTCGCCGGTCCGCATCGCGACGCTGGCCGGCCTCGTCGAGCCGGACATGGCGGACCCCGTGGACGCCCGACAATGA
- a CDS encoding PLP-dependent aminotransferase family protein, translated as MEPLFELAIRLPGAGSRDLLREMHRQLRAAILDGRLQPGARLPATRALAQRLGVSRNTVLAAYDLLLSEGYLLARPGAGTYVADTLPASRRGRPARGSMARRDPRLVPLHVPGADLAPTLQPQASRDDFRVGLPDVSAFPFDIWRRLSDRALRRIARQTADYADPQGQAALREAIAGHVSFTRAVGCAADDIVVTAGAQQAFGLLARILVVPGRTVVAVEQLFYPSLREAMLAAGARVVTVPTDAEGLCVERIPPEARVVCVTPSHQFPTGVAMSPQRRAALLAFARARNAVVIEDDYDSEFRFAGRPLDALQTLDRAESVFYVGTFSKSLFPALRLGFVVAPPWARAALVRARELADWHGPVLGQEALAAFIAEGHLARHIRKMRKLYGARRTALLDALARHGEGRLEAIPSNAGLHLSAWLHGKTRADAVVERAAAVGITLPPLSRFALDPQAPDVPNGLAFGYGLIGESQTDGAVRRLVQLL; from the coding sequence ATGGAACCACTTTTCGAGCTAGCCATCCGCCTGCCGGGCGCCGGCTCGCGCGACCTGCTGCGCGAGATGCACCGCCAACTGCGCGCCGCCATCCTCGACGGCCGGCTGCAGCCCGGCGCGCGCCTGCCCGCCACGCGCGCGCTGGCGCAGCGGCTCGGCGTGTCGCGCAACACGGTGCTCGCGGCCTACGACCTGCTGCTGAGCGAGGGCTATCTGCTGGCACGCCCCGGCGCCGGCACTTATGTGGCCGACACCCTGCCCGCCTCGCGGCGCGGCCGGCCCGCACGCGGCTCCATGGCCCGACGCGACCCCCGCCTGGTGCCGCTGCACGTGCCCGGCGCCGATCTCGCGCCGACGCTGCAGCCGCAGGCGTCGCGCGACGACTTCCGCGTCGGCCTGCCCGACGTGAGCGCCTTCCCCTTCGACATCTGGCGGCGCCTGTCCGACCGCGCGCTGCGCCGCATCGCGCGCCAGACCGCCGACTACGCCGACCCGCAAGGCCAGGCCGCGTTGCGCGAGGCGATCGCCGGGCATGTGTCGTTCACGCGCGCGGTGGGCTGCGCCGCCGACGACATCGTCGTGACGGCCGGCGCGCAGCAGGCCTTCGGGCTGCTCGCGCGCATCCTCGTCGTGCCGGGGCGCACGGTGGTCGCGGTCGAGCAGCTGTTCTATCCCTCGCTGCGCGAAGCCATGCTGGCCGCCGGCGCCAGGGTGGTCACCGTGCCGACCGACGCCGAAGGCCTGTGCGTCGAGCGCATTCCGCCCGAAGCGCGCGTGGTCTGCGTGACGCCGTCGCACCAGTTCCCGACCGGCGTCGCGATGTCGCCGCAGCGGCGCGCCGCGCTGCTCGCCTTCGCGCGGGCGCGCAACGCGGTCGTCATCGAGGACGACTACGACAGCGAATTCCGCTTCGCCGGCCGCCCGCTCGACGCGTTGCAGACGCTGGACCGCGCCGAGTCGGTCTTCTACGTCGGCACCTTTTCCAAGAGCCTTTTTCCCGCGCTGCGCCTGGGCTTCGTGGTCGCGCCGCCCTGGGCCCGCGCGGCGCTGGTACGAGCACGCGAACTGGCCGACTGGCACGGCCCGGTGCTCGGGCAGGAGGCGCTGGCGGCCTTCATCGCCGAAGGGCACCTGGCACGGCACATCCGCAAGATGCGCAAGCTGTACGGCGCGCGGCGCACCGCCCTGCTCGACGCATTGGCGCGGCACGGCGAAGGCCGGCTCGAGGCCATTCCCTCCAACGCCGGGCTGCACCTGTCGGCCTGGCTGCATGGAAAAACGCGCGCCGACGCCGTGGTCGAGCGCGCCGCCGCGGTCGGCATCACGCTGCCGCCACTGTCGCGTTTCGCGCTCGACCCGCAGGCGCCCGACGTGCCCAACGGGCTCGCGTTCGGCTACGGGCTGATCGGCGAATCGCAGACCGACGGCGCCGTCCGGCGGCTCGTGCAACTGCTCTGA
- a CDS encoding (2Fe-2S)-binding protein, translating into MSGHTLLHIDGHLVRVKTGSSVAAALRLAGGGGMGVARTSVTGQSRAPFCGMGVCQECRVLVDGRRRLACQTVCAEGMRVETTE; encoded by the coding sequence ATGAGCGGCCACACCCTGCTGCACATCGACGGCCATCTGGTGCGCGTGAAGACGGGCAGTTCGGTGGCCGCCGCGCTGCGCTTGGCCGGTGGCGGCGGCATGGGTGTCGCGCGCACGTCGGTCACGGGGCAGTCGCGCGCGCCGTTCTGCGGCATGGGCGTTTGCCAGGAATGCCGCGTGCTGGTCGACGGTCGCCGCAGGCTCGCATGCCAGACGGTGTGCGCCGAGGGCATGCGCGTGGAGACGACGGAATGA
- a CDS encoding tautomerase family protein — MPLVTIRLARREQPATREQKAALIAGATKLLQDVLGKRPEDVTVLIDEIDPDNWGQGGESATVLRQRRRAAGG; from the coding sequence ATGCCCCTCGTCACCATCCGCCTCGCGCGCCGCGAGCAGCCCGCCACGCGCGAGCAGAAGGCCGCGCTGATCGCCGGCGCCACGAAGCTGCTGCAAGACGTGCTGGGCAAGCGGCCCGAAGACGTGACGGTGCTGATCGACGAGATCGACCCCGACAACTGGGGCCAGGGCGGCGAGAGCGCGACGGTGCTGCGCCAGCGGCGGCGCGCAGCCGGCGGGTAG
- a CDS encoding GntR family transcriptional regulator, protein MTPQHPQKNTMAVPQTDSRPPPKRRAADLAYDAIETLLSTVQLEPGSQIAEADLAERTGLGRTPVREALMRMVSIGLIVQQPRRGLLVSTIDLADHLDVIQTRRVLERLIAACSARRATAQQRTGIVHCAEMMVEAAGRGDLNDYMKADRALDLVNHQASHNDSAVKAVVPLIVQCRRFWYAYQHEGEIVEGANAHLELAQGIATGDEAAAIAGADRLMDYLEVFARKIIDK, encoded by the coding sequence ATGACGCCGCAGCATCCGCAGAAGAACACCATGGCCGTCCCGCAGACCGATTCCCGTCCCCCGCCCAAGCGCCGCGCCGCCGACCTCGCCTACGACGCCATCGAGACGCTGCTGTCCACAGTGCAGCTCGAGCCGGGCAGCCAGATCGCCGAGGCCGACCTGGCCGAGCGCACCGGGCTCGGCCGCACGCCCGTGCGCGAGGCGCTGATGCGCATGGTGTCGATCGGCCTCATCGTGCAGCAGCCGCGCCGGGGCCTGCTGGTGTCGACCATCGACCTGGCCGACCACCTCGACGTGATCCAGACGCGGCGCGTGCTCGAGCGGCTGATTGCCGCGTGCTCGGCGCGCCGCGCCACCGCGCAGCAGCGCACGGGCATCGTGCATTGCGCCGAGATGATGGTCGAGGCCGCGGGCCGTGGCGACCTCAACGACTACATGAAGGCCGACCGCGCGCTCGACCTCGTCAACCACCAGGCGAGCCACAACGATTCGGCGGTGAAGGCCGTGGTGCCGCTGATCGTGCAGTGCCGGCGCTTCTGGTACGCCTACCAGCACGAGGGCGAGATCGTCGAGGGCGCCAACGCGCACCTCGAACTGGCGCAGGGCATCGCCACCGGCGACGAGGCCGCCGCCATCGCCGGCGCCGACCGGCTGATGGACTACCTCGAAGTGTTCGCGCGCAAGATCATCGACAAGTAG
- a CDS encoding MFS transporter has protein sequence MQTNLAAAPLPEPERLPLSLGWLALGAFAIGTESFMVAGLLPVLAADLQVSATRAGQLVLLFALSYAVGSPLMAALFARFGRRPLLVASLAAFSALALAASMAHGFAQLALARVALGLAAGVFLPTASAVAAAMVSPALRGRALAIVSGGGTVAVALGVPLGAWIASWGGWRTAYMLIAAVAALATWGLALGLPRGLAQAPVAGKQAPAFEAAREPGVLPALLVTLLWATGGFSFYTYIALFLSGTVGFGADGASAVFCAIGVAAALGTAAGGWATDRFGAHRTAQGFALMLVLIMGGLSFSAQMLPRGLALPLIVGLSALWGFAGWGFGPAQAVRLIRLAPERAPMTLSLNASATYLGIAAGSALGGAAIELFGVSAVGWTGAAMQLVGLVLLLRAARKARVACNGRASLCF, from the coding sequence ATGCAAACGAACCTCGCCGCCGCGCCATTGCCCGAGCCCGAACGGCTGCCCCTGAGCCTGGGCTGGCTCGCGCTGGGCGCCTTCGCCATCGGCACCGAAAGCTTCATGGTCGCGGGGCTGCTGCCGGTGCTGGCGGCCGACCTGCAGGTCAGCGCCACGCGGGCCGGGCAGTTGGTGCTGCTGTTCGCGCTGAGCTATGCCGTCGGCTCGCCGCTGATGGCGGCGCTGTTCGCGCGCTTCGGGCGCAGGCCGCTGCTGGTCGCGAGCCTGGCGGCGTTCTCGGCGCTGGCGCTGGCCGCGTCGATGGCGCACGGCTTCGCGCAGCTGGCGCTGGCGCGCGTTGCGCTGGGGCTGGCTGCCGGCGTGTTCCTGCCGACCGCGAGTGCGGTGGCGGCCGCGATGGTGTCGCCGGCGCTGCGCGGCCGGGCGCTGGCGATCGTGAGCGGCGGCGGCACCGTGGCGGTGGCGCTCGGGGTGCCGCTGGGCGCATGGATCGCGAGCTGGGGCGGCTGGCGCACGGCCTACATGCTGATCGCGGCGGTGGCGGCGCTGGCCACCTGGGGCCTGGCGCTGGGCTTGCCGCGCGGGCTGGCGCAAGCCCCTGTTGCCGGGAAGCAGGCGCCGGCCTTCGAGGCGGCGCGCGAACCGGGCGTGCTGCCGGCACTGCTCGTCACCCTGCTGTGGGCCACGGGCGGCTTCAGCTTCTACACCTACATCGCGCTGTTCCTGTCGGGCACGGTGGGCTTCGGGGCCGACGGCGCGAGCGCGGTGTTCTGCGCCATCGGCGTGGCGGCAGCCCTTGGCACGGCGGCCGGCGGCTGGGCCACAGACCGCTTCGGCGCCCATCGCACGGCCCAGGGTTTCGCGCTGATGCTGGTGCTGATCATGGGCGGGCTGTCGTTCTCGGCGCAGATGCTGCCGCGCGGGCTGGCGCTGCCGCTGATCGTCGGGCTGTCGGCACTGTGGGGCTTTGCCGGCTGGGGCTTCGGCCCGGCGCAGGCGGTGCGGCTGATCCGGCTGGCGCCGGAGCGCGCGCCGATGACGCTGTCGCTCAACGCCTCGGCGACGTACCTGGGCATCGCGGCCGGCTCGGCGCTGGGCGGCGCGGCCATCGAGCTGTTCGGCGTGAGCGCGGTGGGATGGACGGGCGCGGCGATGCAGCTCGTGGGGCTGGTGCTGCTTCTGCGGGCGGCACGCAAGGCTCGGGTAGCCTGCAACGGCCGTGCATCGCTATGCTTTTGA
- a CDS encoding MATE family efflux transporter, whose translation MPITETAAGAGRPRFVSGSLMRHVCVMAGTGAIGLIAVFAVDLINLFYISLLGEKETAAAVGFAGVVGFFHASLCIGLTIGIAAVVSRTVGAGRMDDARRIGTSSLVLMVALSVLAGTGTAFFLHPALQALGAQGETARLAHRYLSVTVHTLPLLGIGMATSALLRSVGDARRSMTVTLAGAFVTAVLDPILIFGFGLGLDGAAISAVVSRTALAALGLHGVLVKHRMLGPFQASRLGADARALGSVAGPAVLTNLATPVGAAFVTHAVAQFGPSAVAGAATIDRLTPVAFGLVYALSGAVGPILAQNLGAGQYRRVQEGLRASLLFMVASVAVAWLLLALGQGLLVRAFSAEGQAAELISLFCSWLAASFFFAGGLFVANASFNNLGHPLLSTGFNWGRATLGTIPFAWWGSHYGAAGVLIGQAVGSSIFGLLAVVVAFRLAAKLARQEAPDAAPAPVLDAPVAPTSALATPQPAVTAPAAAP comes from the coding sequence ATGCCAATAACCGAAACAGCCGCCGGCGCCGGGCGTCCGCGCTTCGTTTCGGGCTCGCTGATGCGCCATGTCTGCGTCATGGCGGGCACGGGCGCCATCGGGCTGATCGCGGTGTTCGCGGTCGACCTGATCAACCTGTTCTACATCTCGCTGCTCGGTGAAAAAGAGACGGCGGCGGCGGTCGGTTTCGCGGGCGTGGTGGGGTTCTTCCATGCGTCGCTGTGCATCGGGCTGACCATCGGCATCGCGGCCGTGGTGTCGCGCACGGTGGGCGCGGGGCGCATGGACGACGCGCGCCGCATCGGCACTTCGAGCCTGGTGTTGATGGTGGCTCTGTCGGTGCTGGCGGGCACGGGCACGGCCTTCTTCCTGCATCCGGCGCTGCAGGCGTTGGGCGCGCAGGGCGAGACGGCGCGGCTCGCGCATCGCTATCTGTCGGTGACGGTGCATACGCTGCCGCTGCTGGGCATCGGCATGGCGACTTCGGCGCTGCTGCGTTCGGTGGGCGACGCGCGCCGCTCGATGACGGTCACGCTGGCGGGCGCCTTCGTGACGGCGGTGCTCGACCCGATATTGATCTTCGGCTTCGGACTGGGGCTCGACGGCGCGGCCATCAGCGCGGTGGTGTCGCGCACGGCATTGGCAGCCCTCGGGCTGCACGGCGTGCTGGTGAAGCACCGCATGCTCGGCCCCTTCCAGGCTTCGCGGCTCGGCGCCGATGCGCGCGCGCTCGGGTCGGTGGCGGGACCGGCGGTGCTGACGAACCTGGCCACGCCCGTGGGCGCGGCCTTCGTCACGCATGCGGTGGCGCAGTTCGGTCCCTCGGCGGTGGCGGGCGCGGCCACCATCGACCGGCTGACGCCGGTGGCCTTCGGGCTGGTCTATGCGCTCAGCGGCGCCGTAGGACCGATCCTGGCGCAGAACCTGGGCGCGGGGCAGTACCGCCGCGTGCAGGAAGGGCTGCGCGCCAGCCTGCTGTTCATGGTGGCGTCGGTGGCCGTGGCGTGGCTGTTGCTGGCGCTGGGGCAAGGCCTGCTCGTTCGCGCGTTCTCGGCCGAAGGGCAGGCGGCGGAACTGATCTCTCTGTTCTGCAGCTGGCTGGCCGCGAGCTTCTTCTTCGCGGGCGGGCTGTTCGTGGCGAACGCGTCGTTCAACAACCTCGGGCATCCGCTGCTGTCGACCGGCTTCAACTGGGGGCGCGCCACGCTGGGCACGATCCCGTTCGCCTGGTGGGGTTCGCACTACGGCGCAGCCGGCGTGCTGATCGGGCAGGCCGTGGGCTCGTCGATCTTCGGCTTGCTGGCGGTGGTGGTGGCGTTCCGGCTGGCCGCGAAGCTGGCGCGGCAGGAAGCCCCCGATGCGGCGCCGGCCCCGGTGCTCGACGCGCCGGTGGCGCCGACATCGGCGCTGGCCACGCCGCAGCCGGCCGTTACTGCTCCAGCAGCCGCACCTTGA
- the infA gene encoding translation initiation factor IF-1, with the protein MPKEELIEMNGAVTEVLPDSRYRVTLDNGHQLIAYSGGKMRKHHIRILAGDKVSLELSPYDLTKGRITFRHLERRGPPPTNSGNNNAPRR; encoded by the coding sequence ATGCCCAAGGAAGAACTGATCGAAATGAACGGCGCGGTGACCGAAGTCCTGCCCGACTCGCGCTACCGCGTCACGCTCGACAACGGCCATCAGCTGATCGCCTACAGCGGCGGCAAGATGCGCAAGCACCACATCCGCATCCTGGCGGGTGACAAGGTGTCGCTCGAACTCTCGCCCTACGACCTGACCAAGGGCCGTATCACCTTCCGTCACCTGGAACGTCGCGGCCCGCCGCCGACCAACTCCGGCAACAACAACGCACCCCGCCGCTGA
- a CDS encoding LysR family transcriptional regulator — MDHLTALKVFRTTAATGSFAGAARQMGLSAAAVSKNIAQLEAHLKVRLINRTTRQMSLTEAGAAYHERLSRILDELSEADAALAPMGSSPGGVLRVSAPLTFALTSLSPAIPEFMARYPNLRLELNLQDSRSDIIGEGYDLAIRGSDRLEDSSLVARRLMTMDHVLCGAPGYFATAGRPARPEDLKAHECVQFTLSGHANKWTFSRAGRSVAVPVDGRYKVSSSIAVRDALLAGFGLSLIPRIYVEHELASGRLQAVLEDWEADKTPVYAVYPSRHLAAKTRVFVDFLAERFSGR, encoded by the coding sequence ATGGACCATCTCACCGCCCTCAAGGTCTTCCGCACCACTGCCGCCACGGGCAGCTTCGCCGGTGCGGCGCGGCAGATGGGGCTGTCGGCCGCGGCCGTCAGCAAGAACATCGCGCAATTGGAGGCGCACCTGAAGGTGCGGCTCATCAACCGCACCACCCGGCAGATGAGCCTGACCGAGGCCGGCGCCGCGTACCACGAGCGGCTGTCGCGCATCCTCGACGAGCTTTCGGAAGCCGATGCCGCGCTCGCCCCCATGGGCAGCAGCCCCGGCGGCGTGCTGCGCGTGAGCGCGCCGCTCACGTTCGCGCTCACCTCGCTGTCGCCCGCCATTCCCGAGTTCATGGCCCGCTACCCCAACTTGCGGCTGGAGCTGAACCTGCAGGACAGCCGCTCGGACATCATCGGCGAGGGCTACGACCTGGCCATTCGCGGCAGCGACCGGCTCGAAGATTCCAGCCTCGTCGCGCGCCGCCTCATGACCATGGACCACGTGCTGTGCGGCGCCCCCGGCTACTTCGCCACCGCCGGCCGCCCCGCGCGGCCCGAAGACCTGAAGGCCCACGAGTGCGTGCAGTTCACGCTCTCGGGCCATGCGAACAAATGGACCTTCAGCCGCGCTGGCCGCAGCGTGGCGGTGCCCGTCGACGGGCGCTACAAGGTCAGCTCCAGCATCGCCGTGCGCGACGCGCTGCTCGCAGGCTTCGGCCTGAGCCTGATTCCGCGCATCTACGTCGAGCACGAACTGGCCTCTGGCCGCCTGCAGGCGGTGCTCGAAGACTGGGAGGCCGACAAGACGCCGGTGTACGCGGTCTATCCCTCGCGTCACCTGGCGGCGAAGACGCGCGTTTTCGTCGACTTTCTGGCGGAGCGGTTTTCGGGGCGCTGA